From Pedococcus aerophilus, one genomic window encodes:
- a CDS encoding extracellular solute-binding protein, with protein sequence MRLSRRAVLLTSGMALSLVLTGCVGAKDNTTTADPSANAEAKDVTLVISANDVVGGKNAAEAAWITDSVIPGFVAAQKAKGVTAKVTFNGSGVEDEQYKTKLELNLKTGSGADVFAADGIWLGELASAGYVQPLDKVVGDTAKSWDGWSQISEAVQQNLTFKDELYGIPNGTDGRVLYFNKTLFAKAGLPADWQPKSWADIVSAGEALKKLPGVTPIQINAGVPMGEATTAQGFLPLLAGTGQPLYDDSGAKWQGATTGVKDVLGFYTTIYGGGLGDPKVQQDKAGRDQSFADFSKDKIGILAEGDYFWRSVICPSTKDCATTAMPKRDEVVGWAKIPAMEPGKGVNGQDFVSVSGGAGWMLNPKTKYPQQAWELMAWMSSAEMQTALSKAQIRISARADVNAQTLTNDPLLTFISKEVLPITTYRPSDEKYNEVSLAIQEATAAIVSGKSADEAAAAYQSTLEKAVGADHVSGG encoded by the coding sequence ATGCGCCTGTCCCGTCGTGCCGTGCTCCTGACCAGTGGTATGGCCCTGTCCCTCGTCCTCACCGGATGCGTGGGCGCCAAGGACAACACCACCACCGCCGATCCCAGCGCCAACGCCGAGGCCAAGGACGTCACGCTGGTCATCAGCGCCAACGACGTCGTGGGCGGCAAGAACGCCGCCGAGGCCGCCTGGATCACCGACAGCGTCATCCCGGGCTTCGTCGCCGCGCAGAAGGCGAAAGGGGTCACCGCCAAGGTGACGTTCAACGGGTCCGGCGTCGAGGACGAGCAGTACAAGACCAAGCTCGAGCTCAACCTCAAGACCGGCAGTGGCGCGGACGTCTTCGCCGCCGACGGCATCTGGCTGGGCGAGCTGGCCAGTGCGGGGTACGTCCAACCGCTCGACAAGGTCGTCGGTGACACCGCCAAGAGCTGGGACGGCTGGTCGCAGATCTCCGAGGCGGTCCAGCAGAACCTCACCTTCAAGGACGAGCTCTACGGCATCCCCAACGGCACCGACGGTCGTGTCCTCTACTTCAACAAGACCCTGTTCGCCAAGGCCGGGCTGCCGGCCGACTGGCAGCCGAAGTCGTGGGCCGACATCGTCAGCGCCGGCGAGGCGCTGAAGAAGCTGCCGGGAGTCACCCCGATCCAGATCAACGCCGGGGTGCCGATGGGTGAGGCGACGACCGCGCAGGGGTTCCTGCCGCTGCTGGCCGGGACCGGGCAGCCGCTCTACGACGACTCGGGCGCCAAGTGGCAGGGGGCCACCACCGGCGTCAAGGACGTCCTCGGGTTCTACACAACCATCTACGGAGGCGGGCTCGGCGACCCGAAGGTGCAGCAGGACAAGGCCGGTCGCGACCAGTCCTTCGCCGACTTCAGCAAGGACAAGATCGGCATCCTGGCCGAGGGTGACTACTTCTGGCGCTCGGTGATCTGCCCCAGCACCAAGGACTGCGCGACAACCGCCATGCCCAAGCGCGACGAGGTCGTCGGCTGGGCCAAGATCCCCGCGATGGAGCCCGGCAAGGGCGTGAACGGCCAGGACTTCGTCAGCGTCTCCGGCGGAGCGGGGTGGATGCTCAACCCCAAGACGAAGTACCCCCAGCAGGCGTGGGAGCTGATGGCCTGGATGTCGTCCGCGGAGATGCAGACCGCCTTGTCCAAGGCCCAGATCCGCATCTCGGCCCGCGCCGACGTCAACGCGCAGACGCTGACGAACGACCCGCTGCTGACCTTCATCTCCAAGGAGGTCCTGCCGATCACGACCTACCGGCCCTCCGACGAGAAGTACAACGAGGTCTCGCTCGCCATCCAGGAGGCGACCGCCGCCATCGTCAGCGGCAAGAGCGCCGACGAGGCCGCTGCCGCCTACCAGTCCACCCTCGAGAAGGCCGTCGGTGCCGACCACGTCTCCGGGGGCTGA